In Prosthecodimorpha staleyi, the DNA window ACGCCGGCCTATTTCGTCCATCCGAGCGAGGCGAGCCACGGCGACCTCGGCATGGTCACCGCCGACGACGCCGTGATCGCGCTGTCATGGTCGGGCGAGTCCAGCGAACTGGCCTCGATCCTCGCCTATACCCGCCGCTTCCGCGTGCCGCTGATCGCCGTCACCTGGAACGCCGCCTCGACGCTCGGCAAGGCGGCCGACATCGTGCTCGAACTGCCGAAGGTGCAGGAAGCCTGCCCGCACGGTCTCGCCCCGACCTCCTCGACCATGCTGCAGCTGGCCATCGGCGACGTGCTGGCGATCGCGCTGCTCGAAAGCCGTGGCTTCACCGCGCAGGACTTCAAGGTCTTCCACCCGGGCGGCAAGCTCGGCGCCAGCCTGAAGCATGTCCGCGACGTGATGCACCAGGGCGCGGCCGTACCGCTCGCCCCGCTCGGCACCTCCATGAAGGAGGCGATCCTCCTGATGAACCAGCGCGGCTTCGGCTGCCTGGGCGTCCTGTCCGAGGACGGTCGCCTCGCCGGCATCGTCACCGACGGCGACCTGCGCCGCCACATCGCCGATGACCTGCTGGTGCGCTCAGTCGACGAAGTGATGACCCGCCGCCCGAAGACCATCCGCCCGGACGCGCTGCTCGCCACCGCCATCGAGATGCTCAACGCCGCCTCGATCACCGCGCTTCTGGTGGTCGACGACGAGCGCCCGGTCGGCATCGTCCACATGCACGACCTGCTGCGCATCGGCGTCGCCTGAGGACGGCGGGCGCGAGACGACTTGGTCGCGCCGCGCCTTTGCCTGGCCGGTCCGATCAGGCCCGATCCACCTTCAGGATCGGGCCGTCGACGCCGATCACCTTGATGCGGGTTCCTGCGCTCATGTCCGGCCCCGAGATGCGCCAGATCGTGTCGTCGACCTTGAGCGAGCCGTGGTCTTCGACAAGCGGCGTGGCGAGGGTGAAGACCCGGCCGAGATAGCGCGACGCGCGCTCGTTCAGATGCGGGTCCTCGGTCTGCAGGTCGCGTGCATTGAAATAGCGCCGGCCGGCCAGAAGCAGCACCAGCGACAGCACGCCCCAGGCGATTGCCTGGACCTGCCAGGTCAAGTCGAAGGCCAGATCGAGACCGCCGACCACCAGGGCGGCCACGCCCAGCCACAGGAAGAAGGTCCCGGGCGCGAAAACTTCGAGCAGCAGGAGCACCAGGCCGAACATCAGCCAGAACCAGGCGGTGGAGGCCCATCCGATCAACATGCCGGTCAGATCCATGGCGGATTCTCCTCAGACGACGAAGCCGGCGGACGCGCGGGCACTCGGAACGGATCCCGGCGCGCCCGACGGCGGGGTCACGCCTTGCGGTCGTGGGCGAGCGCGCTCTTGGCGATTTCGGCGATGCCCGCGATAGAGCCGATGATCGAGGTCGCCTCCATCGGGATCAGCACCACCTTCTGGTTCGGCGCGGACGCCATCTCCTTGAAGGCCTCGATATATTTCTGCGCCACGAAGTAGTTGATCGCCTGCAGGTCGCCCTTGGCGATCGCCTCGGAGACCATCAGCGTCGCCTTGGCTTCGGCTTCCGCGAGGCGCTCGCGGGCCTCGGCGTCCCGGAAGGCGGCCTCGCGGCGGCCTTCGGCCTCCAGGATCTGCGCCTGCTTCTGGCCTTCGGCACGCAGGATTTCGGACTGGCGCGAGCCTTCGGCCTCCAGCACGGCGGCGCGCTTGTCGCGCTCGGCCTTCATCTGCCGGCCCATCGAGGCGACCAGATCGGCCGGCGGGATGATGTCCTTGATCTCGATGCGGTTGGCCTTGACGCCCCAGGAGGCCGCTGCGGCATCGACCACCGAGAGCAGGCGGACGTTGATCTCGTCGCGATGCGACAGGAGCTGGTCGAGATCCATCGAGCCCATGACGGTGCGGATATTGGTCATGACCAGATTGAGGATCGCGGTTTCCAGGCTCTGCACCTCGTAGGCCGCCTTGGCGGCGTCGAGCACCTGGAAGAAGGCCACGCCGTCGACCGAAACCGTCGCATTGTCCTTGGTGATGACCTCCTGCGTCGGCACGTCGAGCACCTGCTCCATCATGGAAAGCTTGGCGCCGATCTGCTCGACGAAGGGCGTGATGATGTTGAGGCCCGGCTTCAGCGTGCGCGTATAGCGGCCGAATCGCTCCACGGTCCAATTGGAGCCCTGCGGCACGGTCTTGACGCCCGCGAACACGGTGACGATCAGCACCGCGACGATCGCGATGATGACCATGTCGCTGCCCGAAATGACGAAATTCATGTGCGATCCCCCGAACGCCCGGCCGCGCCCCTCCGACATGGAAGGTATGCGGACCCGTCCAGCATCGCAACATTCATGAACCGATCATGTCGCCACCGTGGCGGCAGGCCGTGGCGACGCCCGATCAGGCCGAGCCCGGCCTCCAATCGCTTGGGAGGCAGGCCTCGGCGCGGACCGCTTGCCGTCGCCCGTTCAGATCCAGCCCGACAATTCGCGCCGTGCGACCGCCTCGATCACCCGCATGCCGAGATCGCTGTCGTTCAGGCACGGCACCGCATGGAAATTGACGCCGCCGGCATGATGGAAGATCTCGGCATTCTCGCCTGCGATCTCTTCCAGCGTCTCCAGGCAATCGGCCGTGAAACCCGGCGTGATGACCGCGAGATTCTTGACGCCGGACTTGGCCAACGCCTCGACCGTCTTGTCGGTATAGGGCTGCAGCCATTCCTCCGGCCCGAAGCGCGACTGGAAGGTCATGCGGAGCTTGTCCTTTTCCCAGCCGAGCGCCTCGCGCAGAAGTCGCGCCGTCTTGGCACAATGGCAATGATAGGGATCGCCCTTCTCGAAATAGCTCTTCGGGATGCCGTGAAAGGACGACAACACGACGTCCGGCGTCCAGTCGAGCCCGGACAGGCTGGCCGTCAGGCTCTCGGCGAGCGCGTCGATATAGACCGGGTCGTCGTGATAGGGCGGCACGGTCCGGACGGCCGGCTGCCAGCGCATGGTCTTCAGCACGTCGAAGACCACGTCGTTGACGGTCGCGGTCGTGGCCGCCGCATATTGCGGATAGAGCGGAAAGACCAGGATGCGTTCGCAGCCTTCGGCCTGTAGATGGGCCAGGCGGCTGGCGATCGACGGATTGCCGTAGCGCATCGCCCAGTCGACCACCGCACGGTCGGACACGGCGCCGAGAGAAGCCTGCAGCTTGTCCGACTGCGACCGGGTGATGGTCCTGAGCGGCCCCTCGTTGCGCTCCTTGTTCCAGATCGTGTCGTAGTCGCGGCCCTTGCGGCCCGGCCGGGTGGTCAGGATGATCAGGTTGAGCAGCGGCCACCACAGCCAGCGCGGCGTCTCGATAACGCGCCGGTCGGACAGGAATTCCTTCAGGTAGCGCCGCATGGACCAGTAGTCGGTGGCGTCCGGCGTGCCGAGCGCGACGATCAGCACGCCGATGCGGCCGGCCCTGACCGGCGGATGGTCGGAGGGAAGCCGGATGGCCCGATACTGGGCGACGCGATCCGACGCCGGGGCGGACGGAGGGGCGGCCGCCGGGGGAGCCCCGGGGGCGAGATCGGAGGCGACATCGGAAGCGGCGACGGGGCCGGGATTGGAATTCAACGTCAGGTCCTTTCAAAGCGCAGTCGGGGCGACGGCGGCTGCGGCACCGCTGCCGGAAATACGCCCCGAGGGTGCGATCCGATCATCGGCCGATCATACCCGTTGCCTGCGACAAGTCCTATGGACAAGCCAACATGGCTTTGCCACACTGATGTTCATGAATAGTTCCGGTTATCTATTGCGTTCTTCGGAATGTGAGGGACCATGCAGCCGCTGTCGCACCGTATCCGCCGCCCGTTCATTCAGGCCGCCGCCGCCCTGCTCGTCGCAGCCTTCGGCCTCGTCGCGGTGGTGCCGGGCCTTGCGCGGGCGGCCGAAGCAAAGCTGACCTTCCTGCTGGTCAACGATATCTACAAGATCGACGGCGACAAAAAGCGCGGCGGATTCTCGCGGCTGGCGGCGATCGTACGGGCGGAGAAAGCCAAGGGCGGCACGGTGGTCTATGTCCATGGCGGCGATACGATCTCGCCGTCGTTGATGTCCGGCTTCGACCGCGGCGCCCATATCGTCGAGATCCTCAACATGGTGCCGCCGGATGTCTTCGTGCCCGGCAATCACGAATTCGACTTCGGTCCGCAGATCTTCCGCGAACGCATGGCGGCGCTGAAATCGCCCCTGAAGCTCGCCGCCAACCTGCGCGAGCCGAACGGCGAGCCGGTCGCCGGCTTCAAGGATTCCTCCGTGATCGAGGTCGACGGGGTCAAGATCGGCATCGTCGGCGTGACCGCGGACGACAGCCCGAACAAGTCCTCGCCGGGCGATCTGAAGTTCACCGACCTGATCCGGACGGCGTCGGCCGAGGCGCGCAAGCTGAAGAGCGGCGGGGTCGACTTCGTCGTGCTGGTCGCCCATGCCAATCGCGTGCAGGATTTCGCGCTGATCCAGTCGGGCGCTTTCGACCTGATCCTGTCGGGCGACGACCATGACTTGGCACTGATGTTCGACGGGCGCACCGCCATGGTCGAGTCCAAGGAAGAAGGCGAGTATGTCACGGCCGTCGACCTGTCCATCAAGGCGGAGGAGCGCAGCGGCCGGCGCGCGGTGACCTGGTGGCCGAATTTCCGCATCATCGACAGTGCCACCGTCGAGCCGGATCCGGAGACGGAGGCGCGCGTCGAGACCTATCGGAAGGACCTGTCGCGCGAACTCGATGTCGAGATCGCCAAGCTCGCCGTGCCGCTGGACAGCCGCTCGACGACGGTGCGTACCGGCGAGGCCGCGATCGGCAACCTGATCGCCGACGGCATGCGCTGGGCGACCGGGGCCGACATCGCCATCACCAATGGCGGCGGCATCCGCGGCAACAAGCAGTATGTCGCCGGCGCCCCCTTCTCGCGGCGCGACGTGCTGGTCGAGCTGCCCTTCGGCAACCGCACCCTGCTCCTCGCCGATACCGGCGACACCATCCTGGCGGCGCTCGAAAACGGCCTGTCCCAGCTCGGCGAGACCGGCGGCCGCTTCCCGCAGATTTCCGGCGCGACCGTCGAGGTCGACAAGTCGAAGCCGGTCGGAAGCCGGGTCGTCTCGGTCAGGATCGGCGGCGAGCCGCTCGACCCGAAGAAGACCTACAAGATCGCCATCAACGATTTCATGGGCCGCGGCGGCGACAACTATCGCATGTTCATCAAATCGAAGCCCCTGCTCGGCGAGCGCGACTCCAAGCTGATGGCCAACGACGTGATGGCCTACGTCAAGGAACGCGGCACCATCGACCAGACCGTGCAGGGCCGCATCGTCATCAAGTGAAGCGGAGCGTTCGGCGGCAAGCCTGACGGGTGCGAGGCACCCGACGGGTCGGGCGGTCCGGATCTCGTCTGGCGGAGGGGACCCGTCGGGGGCATCCCTGCCCCGTCGCCGCAGCCGGAAATTCCTATTCGGAAATCCCTATTCGGCTGCCTCGGCCGGCGGCCAGGCGCGCAGCTTGCCGGGATTCATCAGACCATGCGGGTCGGCGAGCGACTTGAACTGGGCCGCGCCGCTGTCGACGCGCTTCCAGCCGGCATCGTCGAGCGCATAGCTGTGCGGATCGCTGACCGCCACCTCGTTGGCATTCAGTTCGTCGACGATGGCGTAGAGCCGTTCCGGGCTGGTGAACTTGACGATCGGCAGGGCCGAATTGGTCACCCGGCCGAAGCGGCGCTGGAATTCGAGATGCAGCCAGATCTCGTCGCGGAAGCGCTCGCCGACCCAGGCGACCAGATCGAGATTGCGGCCGGGCGGAAACCGGAGCTGCAGATAGGTGATGGTCGGGTCGACCTTCAGCATGTGCAGCGTGGTGTGGTTCCAGGTATATTCGTAGAGAGGCGCGATCGCACCATGGCCGTCGAAGGCCGCCGCGCGCGCCGCCTCCGCGGTGCGGCGGAACGTCACCGTGCCGCCATGGGCCGCCGCGATCGCCTCGCAGGCCTCCGCCTGCGGCTCGCTGACCATCAGGATCGCGATCGCCGCCCCGTCCGGCGCATAGGGTTTCAGCCGCTTGATCGCCGCCGGGATGCGCGGCTCGTGGATCGAGACCAGCCGCTTGGCGATGCCGTCGGCCTCCGTGAAGGCCTGGCCGAAGCGGGCGGCGGCGGCGAGATCCGGAAAGGCGACGATGCGCTCGGCCCAGTCATGGCGCGGCGCCAGCGGGATCTCGGTCTCCGTGATGACGCCGTTGACCCCATAGGCATGCAGCACCTTGAGCACGTCCGGCCCGCGCAATTCGACGATCCGCGGGCTCTCCTCGACGGTCACCACCTGAAGCGCCAGCACGGCGCCCGGATCGGAGATCTGACCCCAGCTGCAGGACCCCGCCCCGCCCGCGCCGCCGGCGATCAGCCCGCCGATGGTCGCCTGCTTTCGGGTCGAGGGATAGAGCCGCACCTCCTGGCCTTCGGCGAAGAGGCCACGGTCCATGTCGAGCAGCCGCGCGCCCGCCTCGAAGCGGCCGGCGCCGGGCTTGACCCAGAGCGTCCGGTCGAGTGCCGAGACATCGAGCAGCATGCCGCCTTCCAGCGGTACCGCCTGGCCGTAATTGCCGGTGCCGCCGGCGCGGACCGTGATCGGCACCCGCAGCCGCGCCGCGACCGCCGCCGCCCGGATGACCTCGTCGCGGTTGCGTGGGGCGACGACCAGATCGGCGCGGCAATGCTCCAGTTGCGGCTTCAGGATCGGCGAGAACCAGAAGAAGTCGCGGCTCTTCAGTTTCAGCGTCGCGGCATCGTCGGCATGGGGCACGTCGCCCAACGCCGCCTTGACCTCGGCCCAGATGCCCGCCTTGCGTCCCGCCATGTTCCGTCGCTCCGATGCTGATCGGCGCGATGGTGGCATGCCATCTGCCACAGCGATAGCGCCGCGAGCGCAACCCCACTCCCCGCGCGCCGCGTCGGACCGACGCGGCCGGCGGCAACGGAGCTTGCGACTGACCCCCTGCCGCGTCTTTGGAACTTCGCAAAGTCTGTCAGTCAGCTTAGCGAAGCGTGCCGGGCGCGGCGGGCCGACCGGCCCGGCACGCATGGCTCAGCCCTTGGCAGAACCAAAGTGTTACAGTATAACATCCGCACGTTCCGCACCGGATCGCCGTGAGTAGCCCGTGACCTCATCCCCCTCCCCGTTCACGCCTCTCCCGGCGGAAGATGCCGGCGCCTCGCCGATGCCCGCGGCGACGGGGACCGCGCATGGGGGGCATGCCCGGCACGATCACGCCGGACATGCCCCTCCCAGCCAGCCACACGACGCCCATTCGCATACGCGGGCCGGCCACGGCGACCATGATCACGCAACCCACGACCATTCCGGGCATGGCCACGCAGGGCACGGGCATGCCGCCCATGGCCATGCCGGCCACGATCACGCGGGCCAAGAAGGCCATGATGCCACCGCTCACGATCACAGCAGCCACCAGTCCCATCGGCATGGGCCCGACGGCACGCCGGTCGCGCTCGGCGCCCGCCATGCCCATGCGGCGGTTCCGTCTCTTTCGCTCCTGCGCCTGTCGCTCGGCATCCGCCTGGCGGTGGCGCTGGCCCTCTCCGTCCTGATCTGGGCCGGCGTGGCCTGGGCCCTTTCCTGATCGCAGCCGCGGAGAACCGCCTTGGCCGCCCGTATCGAATTCCAGGACCTGACGCTCGGCTACGATCGCCATCCGGCCGTGCACCACCTGACCGGCGCGATCGAATCCGGTGCGCTGATCGCCGTGGTCGGACCGAACGGCGCCGGCAAGTCGACGCTCCTTAAGGGCATCGTCGGCATGCTGCAACCGCTCGGCGGTCGCATGCGGCTCGACGGCATCGCCCCGCACGACATCGCCTACCTGCCGCAACTGGCCGAGGTCGACCGCAGCTTCCCGCTCTGCGTCTACGATTTCGTCTCGATGGGCCTGTGGCGCAAGGTCGGCGCCTTCGGGCAGATCGGCCGGGGCGAGCGCGGCCGGATCGAGGATGCCATCCGGGCGGTCGGTCTGGAGGGCTTCGAGCGCCGCGCCATCGGCACGCTGTCGGGCGGGCAGATGCAGCGCTG includes these proteins:
- a CDS encoding FAD-binding oxidoreductase, giving the protein MAGRKAGIWAEVKAALGDVPHADDAATLKLKSRDFFWFSPILKPQLEHCRADLVVAPRNRDEVIRAAAVAARLRVPITVRAGGTGNYGQAVPLEGGMLLDVSALDRTLWVKPGAGRFEAGARLLDMDRGLFAEGQEVRLYPSTRKQATIGGLIAGGAGGAGSCSWGQISDPGAVLALQVVTVEESPRIVELRGPDVLKVLHAYGVNGVITETEIPLAPRHDWAERIVAFPDLAAAARFGQAFTEADGIAKRLVSIHEPRIPAAIKRLKPYAPDGAAIAILMVSEPQAEACEAIAAAHGGTVTFRRTAEAARAAAFDGHGAIAPLYEYTWNHTTLHMLKVDPTITYLQLRFPPGRNLDLVAWVGERFRDEIWLHLEFQRRFGRVTNSALPIVKFTSPERLYAIVDELNANEVAVSDPHSYALDDAGWKRVDSGAAQFKSLADPHGLMNPGKLRAWPPAEAAE
- a CDS encoding SPFH domain-containing protein, whose translation is MNFVISGSDMVIIAIVAVLIVTVFAGVKTVPQGSNWTVERFGRYTRTLKPGLNIITPFVEQIGAKLSMMEQVLDVPTQEVITKDNATVSVDGVAFFQVLDAAKAAYEVQSLETAILNLVMTNIRTVMGSMDLDQLLSHRDEINVRLLSVVDAAAASWGVKANRIEIKDIIPPADLVASMGRQMKAERDKRAAVLEAEGSRQSEILRAEGQKQAQILEAEGRREAAFRDAEARERLAEAEAKATLMVSEAIAKGDLQAINYFVAQKYIEAFKEMASAPNQKVVLIPMEATSIIGSIAGIAEIAKSALAHDRKA
- a CDS encoding KpsF/GutQ family sugar-phosphate isomerase, whose amino-acid sequence is MRFINADIVSKADRGISGLAGEGNQASDLTSARRTLGIQIESMHMLAAALDGPLGRAIMEAVATIRAARGRVIISGIGKSGHIGRKIAATMASTGTPAYFVHPSEASHGDLGMVTADDAVIALSWSGESSELASILAYTRRFRVPLIAVTWNAASTLGKAADIVLELPKVQEACPHGLAPTSSTMLQLAIGDVLAIALLESRGFTAQDFKVFHPGGKLGASLKHVRDVMHQGAAVPLAPLGTSMKEAILLMNQRGFGCLGVLSEDGRLAGIVTDGDLRRHIADDLLVRSVDEVMTRRPKTIRPDALLATAIEMLNAASITALLVVDDERPVGIVHMHDLLRIGVA
- the hemH gene encoding ferrochelatase, encoding MRLPSDHPPVRAGRIGVLIVALGTPDATDYWSMRRYLKEFLSDRRVIETPRWLWWPLLNLIILTTRPGRKGRDYDTIWNKERNEGPLRTITRSQSDKLQASLGAVSDRAVVDWAMRYGNPSIASRLAHLQAEGCERILVFPLYPQYAAATTATVNDVVFDVLKTMRWQPAVRTVPPYHDDPVYIDALAESLTASLSGLDWTPDVVLSSFHGIPKSYFEKGDPYHCHCAKTARLLREALGWEKDKLRMTFQSRFGPEEWLQPYTDKTVEALAKSGVKNLAVITPGFTADCLETLEEIAGENAEIFHHAGGVNFHAVPCLNDSDLGMRVIEAVARRELSGWI
- a CDS encoding NfeD family protein, with the translated sequence MDLTGMLIGWASTAWFWLMFGLVLLLLEVFAPGTFFLWLGVAALVVGGLDLAFDLTWQVQAIAWGVLSLVLLLAGRRYFNARDLQTEDPHLNERASRYLGRVFTLATPLVEDHGSLKVDDTIWRISGPDMSAGTRIKVIGVDGPILKVDRA
- a CDS encoding metal ABC transporter ATP-binding protein, whose translation is MAARIEFQDLTLGYDRHPAVHHLTGAIESGALIAVVGPNGAGKSTLLKGIVGMLQPLGGRMRLDGIAPHDIAYLPQLAEVDRSFPLCVYDFVSMGLWRKVGAFGQIGRGERGRIEDAIRAVGLEGFERRAIGTLSGGQMQRCLFARLLLQDSSLILLDEPFNAVDAKTAADLLDLIRRWHDEKRTVAAVLHDMDTVRRSFPETVLIAREVVAWGPTAEVLTPRNLLAARRMIEAFDDAAHICARDTAA
- a CDS encoding bifunctional metallophosphatase/5'-nucleotidase, with the translated sequence MQPLSHRIRRPFIQAAAALLVAAFGLVAVVPGLARAAEAKLTFLLVNDIYKIDGDKKRGGFSRLAAIVRAEKAKGGTVVYVHGGDTISPSLMSGFDRGAHIVEILNMVPPDVFVPGNHEFDFGPQIFRERMAALKSPLKLAANLREPNGEPVAGFKDSSVIEVDGVKIGIVGVTADDSPNKSSPGDLKFTDLIRTASAEARKLKSGGVDFVVLVAHANRVQDFALIQSGAFDLILSGDDHDLALMFDGRTAMVESKEEGEYVTAVDLSIKAEERSGRRAVTWWPNFRIIDSATVEPDPETEARVETYRKDLSRELDVEIAKLAVPLDSRSTTVRTGEAAIGNLIADGMRWATGADIAITNGGGIRGNKQYVAGAPFSRRDVLVELPFGNRTLLLADTGDTILAALENGLSQLGETGGRFPQISGATVEVDKSKPVGSRVVSVRIGGEPLDPKKTYKIAINDFMGRGGDNYRMFIKSKPLLGERDSKLMANDVMAYVKERGTIDQTVQGRIVIK